The Rhinolophus ferrumequinum isolate MPI-CBG mRhiFer1 chromosome 28, mRhiFer1_v1.p, whole genome shotgun sequence genome segment CTGGATATTACGGAGATCCCAGGCCATAATCTGAGTCAACATTACCTGCCGTAGCAACTTTTGTAGTGTTGCAATATTctccaaagataaacaaaaggcaTCTTCATCTTCACACACCACGTCTCTTTCAAAGCTCGTGTCTGGCGTGTGATCTAAGTCTTCCATACACAGTATAATCTGTCTCTTTATGTCGACAAACTCCTCACGCCGAGATGCCTACAAAACGAAATGACTGTAAGACACCAGCAGGAAAGTCACACTGACTTTCAGGAAGTATGGACGCAAGCAGTGTACCTTTGTCTCCCTCAAAGCTGCCACATGGTGTCTGAACTGGTTCAGCTCTTCCAAAGTGGGAACCGAATCATTGTTGACGTCATAGCGGGGCGTGCAGAGAACTTCACACAGCTCTTGGTCTTGTTCTTGAAGTCGTTTCagttcctgttttctttccttcttctgttttcGCATCAGTTCTACCTGAGTGCGCAAATCTTTTTCTAGTTGCAAGATAGTTGGCTCTCCTTCTTCCTGTGTAAGATGATGGACCATTGTTACAAGATTCCAAAGAAAAACCAGGACAAAGAAAGAGGGCTCGGATGACACTTTTAGGTAAACTTACAAATACATCAACTCACGGACACAGAATATGGCACAAAGAGGGTCCCCTGAGGAAGTTCTCCAATAAGGAAAGGTACTTGGGCACCTTTGCAAGAGGTGAAAATTGGTCGGAAAGCTCGTTTTGAGCTAGCTACAGGGTGGGATATTTAGCTCATAACTAAACGCTCATCCCAATAATCCTAAGAATATCACCTCaccaataaaaaacaatttagcACTCCTTGCTCTGCTCCTGATAAACAGAAAAACGAAAGTGGCAGCTACATGTCCTATAAATTTTACTCAACACAGGTGATCTAAGAACTGGGATGTAATTTAAAGGAGATGTACCATCTACCTAACTTCTCACCAATTTCacatttaaagtttcttttaaaaaaagactaaagaCAGAAACTATTTGTCCAAAATCAATGGTCTTCATGCCATTTCTGTTGATTCCGGAAAACTCCACTGATGTCAGTCTGCCTGACTGCTCTTGGCTGTCATGTAGGGATGATCCTCAACCCTTTAGAGGCAGCCCCCTCGCCGTGGCTGACTCGACCTAGATACCCAGGAGTTAGTGCTCCTGTAACGGGGAGAGGCGCCTGAGAACCGTATCGGTACCACACAAGCCATCATGTGCTGTCTCTGCTCGCACATCTATTCTAATCACCCTCCCAAGCTCCatgtttgtcttcatttttacGATGCTGACGTTGCTTTTACTGGTTCTAGCCAATAATCTGTTTGGGGGGCCCATCTCCTACTGCTTTCACCCTGCTGGTGTCCTCATTCAAGCCCCCGACTGTGCTGCAGCACAGCACAGCAGCCTCGCAGCGACAAACGCAGATAATCATGGAACGCTCTAAACGTGACTGTGCTCTCTGGACACCTAAGCTTTGGACACATTGCTTCTCAAGTGGCCATTTTGGCTGGCTCAGTGGTGTGCAGCTTTTGGGTATGATAAAAACGCACAAAGGCAGGTTTTTAGATAACTTTCCCTTATGTCACCAGTCAGTTTTGCATCCTAGGtagctcttttcattttctttcaaagaaagaatgGCACAGTATCAGAGTTAAGAACTGTTTTCCATGCCCCATAGACCGACAGTCAGAGgaagcttgttttttttgttgcgGCGGTCTTTAGCTGCTTCACGTCCCACCAGGCAACCCTTCACATAAGGAACAGTTACTCTGCTGGAACTAGTTACCCAGGCAGCACGTTTTCCCCACCTCTCGTGTCCAGCGCCACCCCTACAAGGAAACCTTCCATCTCAGACCCACACAGGACCCCGAGACCCTGCCACGTACCTGAAAAGGCTCAACATGTAACTCGCTGCACAGGGTGGTCAGCTCTTTTTGACAGATGGATATGCTTTTGATGAGCCTTTCCTTCAGGCTTTCCTCTTCAGCAATCATCATATCCAGGAGGTCCTACGGGAGAGAAAACAGTCCCATAAAAGTGTCGGgccaaagggagaaaaagaacgAGTAACACCAAAACCCTcataatttcccatttttaagAAAGGACTTAGGAACCAGGAAGAGCCTGACGCCTTCGTATCACTGCTAGAAGCCACCTCACGTGAGATGACGACCTCCCTAGCCCTCCCACGGCAGAGACTCCAGCACTCAACTCACCTTGATGTGCTTCTTCACCACCTCAGTTCTCTGTAAGCGCTGGTCCTCGGGAATCCCAATTAATTCCCATATTTCCCGAAGGTGAGTCAGGGCTTTCTGGAGACACAGTACGGACTCCTCTGCAAGCACATCACTGAAAAGCAAGAGAAGCCAGCTGCATGAGCCACTGCCTCCCACACACTAAAAGCAGTATTTACAGGAACTGAATAGTTTCTTGGTGGCCTCAAGGCTGGGACAAATTGAAAACAAGCATTCAGCTTAATTCGTCTTTACCCgctcccctctccttctccccccaAACACTACAACACAGGCACAGCAGAATTCAGTAGCGTACTACATCATGGACATTCAATCTTCTGAATACTACTCCGAATCTGACTTTTCAGGGATTCTACCCATGGCAGTATAATATAGAATCAGAAAtgcttttattaaagaaaaaacaaacaaaaagaccagTCACATAAACTCACACCTAATGCAAGAGTTTGCTGGTGAAAGGTTCCTATAAAATAGCTGGCAATTCATcacaattttgttgttgttctaaaaTTACAGCTACTAACTTGCAGAATTGCTAAAATCAAAAGGACAAACATcgagaagaaagaaatcttaccatttgcaacaacatggatggatctagagaacattatgttaagtgaaataagtcagacagagaaagataagtaccatatgatctcacttatttgcggattctaaagaaaagaataagtgaatgaactaatcagaaacagtttgggagacaatgaggaaaaactgagggttgctagatgggcgggaggggtggggggtgggggggagggtgaagggattggagggcagtcggtgaccacaggatggccacggggtttgaaaattaatctggggaacgtaatttggtggttaccagagagtaagggggttggggggggggatgagggtgagggggatcaaatgtatggtgatggaaggggagctgactctgggtggtgaacacacagtgtgacttatggatgatgtgatacagaattgcacacctgaaatctatgtaattatactaacaattgtcaccccaataaattaaaaataaattaaaaaaaaaaaaaaaaaaaaggacaaacatCGAGAGCTGGTGAGTATACGGAAAAGCCAGAACTTTCACAAACTACTGGTGGGAGTACCAGCTGGTACAGCCCCTTGAAACCTGCTGGCAGTGCCTACCGAAGCTgaacccagcagttccactcctgtgCACGTCTGTCCCGTGCAGAAACGCACCATGGACACACGGGAGTATCAGAGCGGCACTGCTCCCAATagcacaaaacccaaacaagcaggaTATGCACCAGCAGGATGGAAACCAGTGCCACCCACAGCAGAATAACACGGCAGTGAACACACAGCGTGGGTAACTCAGGAACACCACGTGAACTACGCTGAGTGCAAGAGCTCAAACCCAAAGGGACTGCACACCGTACGATTTCACTTTAGGAAATCCTAGGAAAGGCAAAACTGTAGTGAAAGAAAGCAAACGAGTTGCCTGGGATCAACTGCAAAAGGGCACAAGGACACTTTTTTAGGGTGATGACATGGTTCTCGATCTTGATGGTGATGACGTAACTGTATGTAATGACCAGAATTCAAGCTAAACGTTTACAATGAGTTAAATTTACTGCCCATAAACCACaccttaaatttaaaagaaaaaaagagataaaagacataACTAATGTGAAAAAACGAAAACAAGTTTGTGGAGAAGAGGAAAACCAGTCTGAGTGAAAGAGGCCAAATCACTATGTGACCCATTGATACAAAGCTCAAAACCAGGCAAAACGAAGCTGTGCTTTCAGAAGCCAGGACAGCGGCTGCCACTGTCCTGGGAGGTGGTGACGGGAGGAGCACACGGGCAGGGGCGGCTGCTCACACAGGCGAGCACTGACTTCGAGAAAACCCACGAAGTCTGCGCTTGATTTGTGCACATTCctgtatgtatgtttttcttcaatttcaaagaggttattttaaaaattattcattgtttatctgaaatacaAACTTACCTAGGCACCTTGGATTATGTTTAAGTGTGCTGTTAAAAATGGTAACCATGTAAAGAAcagagatttttctctcctttcttaggtGCAACTGGATGACAAAGAAACTGCTCTGGCATCAGAGAAATGAGAATCTGGGTGCGCTGTGCCAGAGGGAAGCCTGGCACCAGTCCCTTAAGCTCTTCCTGAGTCGTCTACAGGTGGGGGGCCTAGAGGCGCTCAGTGGCTCCCTTTCTGTCTCAGCATGTTCAGTGGTTCTGAGTCACCAGCCTAGGTCGCCCAGAACACCAGTTTCTCCAAAGTGTTTGATAGAACAAGGGTATCAAGGTCTGGGTGGCTCTTACTAAATGCTGTTCTTGCTAACTGTCCAAATGAAGCCCAGTATTCTGCAAAGGCAAAGGCAGCTGCAGCCGGATTAGCTTGACCTTGACCCTGGAACCCAACTGATGCAAAGATTCTTCTGATGACATGGTCTGTAACTGGTCCAAACAGGGTATATAAGCGATGGCTAAAGCTTTGGACAGGGTGTGGATGTGTAACCCGGCTCCTTTACTTGCTCTATGTAAATAGAACTGCCTAAGGACCACCACGTCATGTTCTTGAACAGAGCACCCCAAGCGGCGAACCCCTTGAGTTCCATAACAATCGGTTTAATATATTCACACCCCAGACATTTCGCTAGCTAAGAAATCCCATGTTAAAGGCTGCCTGTCCTCGGTGAAGCAAACTTTTGCACAAATATCAGTGGCCTACACCAGATGCCAATATTGACACCCAGATAATGAAcagcatttaaaagaatttactGTACtccattcattttacaaatgttaacAGGTAGTTAAGGTAGTTAAGCCATTTACTTAATATAATCTCAACTAAAGTTCACCTACAAAGCTTCCCCAGGCAAATAATCCCACTTCTAAGACAAAAGAATGCACTCGTTAAAATCCTCACTTGAGCCTTTTATTAAAAATCACCTACAAGAGCTAATCAGTGGTCAATATTCAATTGACAGCAAAACCCGGGAGCTGAGGCAGACCAGCGCAGGGTATGGCTCTGGGGGTCACTGCTCCCGGGTGCGGGACAGTCTCCTCCAGGCTGACTGCCATCCATCCTGGCCACATCCACGTGAGAGCTCGGTTCTCGGGGAAACCAAGTCGTCAGGCGCCTGCTTCACTCCCCCACTCAAAGCTTCCtactacccccccccccccccgaaacaGTTCAACCTCCAGGTTTTCCTCCtaacccctcccaccccacactccCTAAAACTCCAGCCTACTGAACCTCCGGGACGCTCCGGCACAGAGCTCCTCACCCACATGCAGCTCAGTTTCTGCTGCCAACATGATTCTGCACTTCCCCGTCCATCTGCCAACACCTCCTCTGCACAGCTGTGGATTCCTCAGCCACCTCCACCCAGACGGCCAGGAACTCACGGGCAGGGACCACGTCTTCTCCACCTTCATTCTGCCAGTCAGGACTCAACAGTGTACAACGAGTGGCCCTGAATTCCTGCCGAAGTTTCACCATGTTCTAACTTCCAGCTACCCTCCGGGCTCATGCACTCTCCGACACCCACAAACAGATTTACTGGCGGTGCCGCCTGGCTCTGCAAAACATCCAGAGGGTCACGTGATCCCTTTTCTGCAAAATGACAAGTCTGGCACAATGGGCAAAGcatctgagtagacatttctccaaagaagacacacgaAAGGCCAGCAAGCACATGAAAGGACGCTCAACACCTTTAGCCAccagggaaatgccaatcaaagcCACAAAGAAAGACCACTTCCCACCACTAGGAGGTCTGGGATGAAAAAAGCAGAGGCAAGTGTTGACAACATGTGGAGAAACGGAGCCTTCATACACTGCCGGTGGGgacccccccccaacacacaacCATTggggaccacacacacacacacacacacacacacactggtgggACCCTCACACACCCACCGCGGtggacttgaacacaagcaccgcGTTACCTCCAGTCAATCTGATGACGGTGAAGCTGCTCTGGAAAAGTCTGGCAAGTCCTCAAAGCCAAACACAGAGTAACTACATCatcaagcaattccactcctaggtatgtcaCCAAGAGAAATGACAACATGTGTCCACAAAGgcacttgtacacaaatgtttacagcagcataacttataatagccccaaagggGAAACAACCCCAATGGCCACCAACCAACGAACAGGTAAATGGGAGCTGCCTGTGCAACAGAATATTAATCATGTCaattaaccttgaaaacattacgccAAGTGAGAGAAGTCAGCCATAAATGAGGACATTTCAAATGATTCCATTTGGTTCTAAAGTTCAGAAGAGGCCCGTCTATAGagacagattagtggttgcctggggctgggctggggagaggaaagaaggtgGGAACGGGGACTGACTGCCAAGCTGTTTGGAAGGgaggatgaaaatgttttaaaattgactgtggtggtAGTTGTTCTGAATTctgttaaaaatcattaaattgtacactttaagtagGTAAATTATATGGGGATTAtattttgaagcttttttttttaaatctggcaTACAATCTGAAGTTGTTTTGATTTGtaaattaactgaaaaacaaatatgactGCTAGTTAATTTAGTCAAACAAATTActtctacaaaataaaatggcatgACAAAATTTGTAGATTTCAAACACAATTAAGTAATCTGGACAAATATCTGTACTATagttccccccttatctgtgggggatactcccagtggatgcctgaaactgcatatatatacacacatacacacacacagatggtgccaaaaaagatacgtacacattttaagaaaaactgtattaaaattgtagtaatatataccaataacaaaaagatgaatacaagtcacatttgatttctgcaattacaaaaggtgctcaaagtggttcccatcagcgtccagacacttctgattacagtgaactactgcttgagcaacgctgaccaaagtgtccacttgtatacatttttttggcatatatgtatgtatatatatatgcacccgcgtgtacatgcacacacacacatacaaacacattatatatatatgtgtgtgcatagtATATGTTTTTCCCCTAAACATACACACCTTTCACTTAAAGGAAAGGAAGCACTTTCCGGCCTCCCTTTGGCATGTCCGAATGGCCAGTGTCCGAATGGCCAGCACCCCTACTCttgcgctttggggccattagGAAGGAAAATCAGGGGGACTTGAGCACAGCAGTGTGATACCGCCACAGTCGATCTGACAAGGAGCTGGCTGCTAGGTGACTTCGGGGCCGGGAAGCTAAGTGACCACTGCGGGGAGAAGCTGGACAGAGGGAGGGCTCCGTGCCAGGCAGGCGGGCGCACTGGCATCTCGCTACTCAGACGGTGTGGGAGTTACCCCTTATGAATTGggtatttctggagttttccgtttaatatttttggaccattgttgaccatgggtaactgaaactacagaaagcaaaaccacagataaggggtgGCTGAACCCCAGGAGATGCGCCACTAACTAAAAGCAGTATTCCCGCAATTTCTTATAATGAAAAAGTTAAGCCTCCCTTGGAGCTGACTTCCTTTAACAAACCTTACGTGGCCAGTGGGAAAGCGGGTGTTTGGAACGATCATACATTCTAGTTGGAGACTGTTCTTATGAGAGTACAGTTTTCAAAGTACAATTgacaaatttcaaagaattaaaacaattttccaCTCTTCGCAACATTCCAATTGTGTGAACTTCATTCTTGTTACTTCAAAACACAGCCAGAATCTCACTCCTGCCCACTCCCGCCACTCCAGCCCGGGACCAGGTCACCACCATCATCTCGTGCCTGTACTGCCACCACCTTCTAGACGGTCTCCCTGTTTCTGCCGTGGCCTCCTCACGCTAACTGTCAACACAGGAGCCACAAGGCTGGCTCCAGGTCTTCTCttctcaaaaccctccaatgatTTGCTATCTAAAGCCTTTACAAAGGCCTCCggtctctgctccagccaccctCTTGTCAGAACCCACAGGCACTCTCCTACCTCAGGCATTTGGGCTTGCAGAGCCCCCCCACTTAGAGCTCTCGTCCCCCAAGTCCCATGGCTGGGCCCCTTGCCTCCTTTAGGCAAACAGATCACCTTCTCAgcgaggcctttcctgaccaatCCCTTTAAAACCGCACTCCCTTTCCTTTGCCATCAGTACTCCttattccctttctcttcttgaTTTGTCTCCATAGCACTATTACCATTTAATGTAagacttacttatttattttgctattaaaatgtaaactccaaAAGGGCAGAGATATCAGTTTCATTCACTGCTGATTCCCCAACACTTAGAACGGTTCCTTGTACATAACAAACATTCAAGAAGTATTTTTCGATTAATAACTTGATGGTTCGAAAAAGCTGTTATGATCCTAAGATGCCTCAGTGCAATCATTGTGAATAATAATTATCATAGTACAATTATATACTGTAAATTCCCTAAAAGGGAATTCCCTAAATTCCCTAAAAGGTGCAAATTTGagattttttccttataaatgcaTCCACTGAAAAACTGAGGGTGCTTACAAGAATACCACCCAAGGACACCAAGGTTGTAAAAAGGGCCAGTTTTTCCAGTCTCTTGAACCTACTGGACTGGTAAAGATCTCAAATGGTCCTCTAAATGATTTCCTACCTTCAGGCAGCAGTCACTGATCCACTGACCTACTTATTCCTAAACAGGCCTTTATTAAGCTCCATCTGTACAACCTGTATCCATAACCAGTAGTTAATTCAGCGACCAATCCGAAAAGCATTGTGTATCTTCAGGCCTAGTTTCCATTCCTTTCCAAATATGAACACCTGAAATCCAGATTACCCCAAAGTCTGGTTTTGTGAGTAGAGCAATTCCAGTTGCTCTTTTAAAATCTAGTTATATCTGTCAGCCTGGAACCCAAGTTAATTGATAACTTTCTCTCCCCTTCATTCACTCTATTGAAAGCAGAAGATGCTGAACAACCCCAAAACCAACTTGGAATAAGAGTTACATAAAATGTCACTGTAGGTTTTACTTGTCCTCAGAATGCAATATTAACTTAAAGGCACAGAATTCTGCTGTCCTTTAGATAATAAGATATTtgtggggtggccagttagctcagttggttagagcgcggtgctcttaacaacaaggttgccggttcagtcctacatgggccactgtgagctgcgccctccacaactcgattgaaaCTACTACTTGAtgtggagctgacgggtcctgggaaaacacacttaaaataaataaaagttttaaaataaataaatatttgtaattcacAACCTCACGCAGACATGTGTTTTTCCAATGGTATCAGTGATCTGTACTAACCATTCCCCAAGGgcaagcatttaaaaaagaaccctGGGAATTAGGATTCATGTAACCATACAGCTATCAGTTTGAACCAAAAccaagaaattatttaataaattattcatcCTAACGCTTCACCGAGTCCTTTCAGAAAATAAGGGTAATATTCGTATCGCTCttaacacaaaattattttgtgtaa includes the following:
- the PRC1 gene encoding protein regulator of cytokinesis 1, whose protein sequence is MRRSDVLAEESVLCLQKALTHLREIWELIGIPEDQRLQRTEVVKKHIKDLLDMMIAEEESLKERLIKSISICQKELTTLCSELHVEPFQEEGEPTILQLEKDLRTQVELMRKQKKERKQELKRLQEQDQELCEVLCTPRYDVNNDSVPTLEELNQFRHHVAALRETKASRREEFVDIKRQIILCMEDLDHTPDTSFERDVVCEDEDAFCLSLENIATLQKLLRQLEMRKSQNEAVCEGLRAQIRELWDRLQIPVEEREAVAMVMTGSKAKVKKALQLEVDRLEELKMQNMKKVIEAIRVELAQYWDQCFYSQEQRQAFAPYYDEDYTENLLQLHDAEIVRLRNYYESHKELFEGVQKWEESWRLFLEFEVLP